A window of the Lactuca sativa cultivar Salinas chromosome 5, Lsat_Salinas_v11, whole genome shotgun sequence genome harbors these coding sequences:
- the LOC111878737 gene encoding uncharacterized protein LOC111878737 isoform X1, giving the protein MGDLAMEEDRPFSPTFAAPLSNPDPNSIRAETWVLAEDPVREVLNCIHPTLDSDEKRKDVIEYVQKLIRCNLRLEVFPYGSVPLKTYLPDGDIDLTVLSTPNLDENLPREVLRVLQEEEQNGNTEFILKDTQFIDAEVKLVKCLVQDIVIDISFNQLGGLCTLCFLEQVDRLVGKDHLFKRSIILIKAWCYYESRILGAHHGLISTYALETLVLYIFHVFNASLNSPTEVLYRFLDYYSKFDWDEYCISLDGPVSKSSMPDFSAAETPENQGTDVLLTGEFRKNCMDMFIVPSKGLETDQRAFTLKHLNIIDPLKENNNLGRSVHRGNYYRIRSAFRFGAKKLGRILESNSNMNIGDEIKKFFTNTLQRHKPKYGPGFTYGGVKGLGNLSISSLSEAAYYEDDMYSRFSNGDFDDKDYPIPNLAENKVSDLELWMERSESQIVDGDTLCLCFDKNGSVENGSDNLSIGETELLNPFSDLTGDYDAHIRNLLYGQGCHGYALSTSMVRATPTPSPPTSPYEKKNHPWDPPRSVMPFQPNTNGVVMGHPAPQYLSYQPNAALRGTGLYIPVMNSSNSSTKEKRSPTRGGRGGGRSRGPPPSNGQVPRGRGGETKMVVEPNNNNQIRSPRQGGRVDQVNGGIVNQPRKLEFGSFRSIPETPQTPKKLDANATKQGRIGENSFHLKNEDEFPPLSS; this is encoded by the exons ATGGGCGATCTTGCTATGGAAGAGGATCGCCCGTTTTCGCCCACGTTTGCCGCACCATTGTCTAATCCGGATCCGAATTCGATTCGGGCGGAGACTTGGGTTTTAGCTGAAGACCCGGTTCGGGAAGTGTTGAATTGCATCCACCCGACTTTGGATTCTGATGAGAAGAGGAAAGACGTGATTGAATACGTGCAGAAGCTCATCAGATGCAATCTCCGATTAGAG GTATTCCCATATGGTTCAGTGCCACTCAAGACTTATCTGCCTGATGGAGACATTGATCTAACAGTCCTTAGTACTCCTAACTTGGATGAAAATTTGCCTCGTGaagttcttcgtgttcttcaagaagaagagcAGAATGGAAACACTGAGTTTATACTGAAGGATACCCAATTCATCGATGCTGAG GTGAAGCTCGTGAAATGCCTTGTTCAAGACATTGTCATAGATATATCATTTAATCAGCTGGGTGGACTTTGTACATTGTGTTTTCTTGAACAG GTTGATCGCCTTGTTGGCAAAGATCATCTTTTTAAACGCAGTATTATTTTGATAAAAGCATGGTGTTACTATGAAAGTCGTATACTTGGGGCTCATCATGGGTTAATTTCTACTTATGCATTGGAAACTTTAGTCCTATACATATTCCATGTCTTCAATGCATCTCTAAATAGCCCCACAGAG GTTCTCTACAGATTTTTGGATTATTATAGCAAGTTTGACTGGGATGAATATTGCATTAGTTTGGATGGTCCGgtttccaaatcttcaatgcctGACTTTTCTG CAGCTGAAACCCCAGAAAACCAAGGAACGGATGTTTTGCTAACTGGGGAATTCAGGAAGAATTGTATGGACATGTTCATAGTGCCTTCTAAGGGGCTTGAGACAGATCAACGAGCTTTTACCCTAAAGCATCTCAACATAATTGATCCCTTGAAAGAAAACAACAATCTTGGACGTAGTGTCCACAGAG GAAATTATTATCGGATACGGAGTGCATTTAGATTCGGGGCTAAAAAACTGGGTCGGATTCTCGAATCAAACAGCAATATGAATATCGGAGATGAAATCAAAAAGTTTTTTACAAACACATTGCAAAGGCACAAACCGAAATACGGGCCCGGCTTTACATACGGTGGTGTCAAAGGGCTTGGCAATTTGTCCATATCGTCCCTGAGTGAAGCTGCTTATTACGAGGATGACATGTATTCGAGATTCTCAAATGGCGATTTTGATGACAAGGATTATCCCATTCCCAACTTAGCTGAAAACAAGGTGTCGGATCTTGAGCTATGGATGGAAAGAAGCGAGTCCCAGATCGTGGATGGAGATACCCTTTGCTTATGTTTCGATAAAAACGGGTCGGTGGAAAACGGGTCGGATAATTTGTCGATTGGGGAAACGGAGTTATTGAACCCGTTTTCGGATCTTACAGGGGACTATGATGCACATATAAGGAATCTGTTATATGGTCAAGGCTGCCATGGTTATGCCTTGTCTACATCTATGGTTCGGGCCACTCCCACTCCCAGTCCTCCTACTTCACCTTATGAAAAAAAGAACCACCCGTGGGACCCACCACGCTCCGTAATGCCCTTCCAGCCAAACACAAATGGTGTAGTGATGGGACACCCGGCCCCACAGTATCTCAGTTACCAGCCCAATGCTGCGTTACGTGGGACCGGGCTGTACATCCCTGTTATG AATAGCAGTAATTCATCAACTAAGGAGAAACGGTCACCTACAAGAGGGGGAAGAGGAGGAGGTAGGAGCCGTGGGCCACCACCGTCCAATGGTCAGGTGCCACGTGGTCGGGGTGGTGAAACCAAAATGGTAGTGGAacctaataataataatcaaatacGGTCTCCAAGACAAGGTGGACGTGTTGACCAGGTCAACGGTGGTATTGTAAACCAACCAAGGAAACTCGAGTTTGGATCTTTTCGGTCTATCCCAGAGACTCCACAAACCCCAAAAAAACTGGATGCGAATGCCACAAAACAGGGAAG GATCGGAGAGAATTCATTCCATCTCAAGAACGAAGACGAGTTTCCTCCTTTATCTTCCTAG
- the LOC111878737 gene encoding uncharacterized protein LOC111878737 isoform X2, with protein sequence MGDLAMEEDRPFSPTFAAPLSNPDPNSIRAETWVLAEDPVREVLNCIHPTLDSDEKRKDVIEYVQKLIRCNLRLEVFPYGSVPLKTYLPDGDIDLTVLSTPNLDENLPREVLRVLQEEEQNGNTEFILKDTQFIDAEVKLVKCLVQDIVIDISFNQLGGLCTLCFLEQVDRLVGKDHLFKRSIILIKAWCYYESRILGAHHGLISTYALETLVLYIFHVFNASLNSPTEVLYRFLDYYSKFDWDEYCISLDGPVSKSSMPDFSAETPENQGTDVLLTGEFRKNCMDMFIVPSKGLETDQRAFTLKHLNIIDPLKENNNLGRSVHRGNYYRIRSAFRFGAKKLGRILESNSNMNIGDEIKKFFTNTLQRHKPKYGPGFTYGGVKGLGNLSISSLSEAAYYEDDMYSRFSNGDFDDKDYPIPNLAENKVSDLELWMERSESQIVDGDTLCLCFDKNGSVENGSDNLSIGETELLNPFSDLTGDYDAHIRNLLYGQGCHGYALSTSMVRATPTPSPPTSPYEKKNHPWDPPRSVMPFQPNTNGVVMGHPAPQYLSYQPNAALRGTGLYIPVMNSSNSSTKEKRSPTRGGRGGGRSRGPPPSNGQVPRGRGGETKMVVEPNNNNQIRSPRQGGRVDQVNGGIVNQPRKLEFGSFRSIPETPQTPKKLDANATKQGRIGENSFHLKNEDEFPPLSS encoded by the exons ATGGGCGATCTTGCTATGGAAGAGGATCGCCCGTTTTCGCCCACGTTTGCCGCACCATTGTCTAATCCGGATCCGAATTCGATTCGGGCGGAGACTTGGGTTTTAGCTGAAGACCCGGTTCGGGAAGTGTTGAATTGCATCCACCCGACTTTGGATTCTGATGAGAAGAGGAAAGACGTGATTGAATACGTGCAGAAGCTCATCAGATGCAATCTCCGATTAGAG GTATTCCCATATGGTTCAGTGCCACTCAAGACTTATCTGCCTGATGGAGACATTGATCTAACAGTCCTTAGTACTCCTAACTTGGATGAAAATTTGCCTCGTGaagttcttcgtgttcttcaagaagaagagcAGAATGGAAACACTGAGTTTATACTGAAGGATACCCAATTCATCGATGCTGAG GTGAAGCTCGTGAAATGCCTTGTTCAAGACATTGTCATAGATATATCATTTAATCAGCTGGGTGGACTTTGTACATTGTGTTTTCTTGAACAG GTTGATCGCCTTGTTGGCAAAGATCATCTTTTTAAACGCAGTATTATTTTGATAAAAGCATGGTGTTACTATGAAAGTCGTATACTTGGGGCTCATCATGGGTTAATTTCTACTTATGCATTGGAAACTTTAGTCCTATACATATTCCATGTCTTCAATGCATCTCTAAATAGCCCCACAGAG GTTCTCTACAGATTTTTGGATTATTATAGCAAGTTTGACTGGGATGAATATTGCATTAGTTTGGATGGTCCGgtttccaaatcttcaatgcctGACTTTTCTG CTGAAACCCCAGAAAACCAAGGAACGGATGTTTTGCTAACTGGGGAATTCAGGAAGAATTGTATGGACATGTTCATAGTGCCTTCTAAGGGGCTTGAGACAGATCAACGAGCTTTTACCCTAAAGCATCTCAACATAATTGATCCCTTGAAAGAAAACAACAATCTTGGACGTAGTGTCCACAGAG GAAATTATTATCGGATACGGAGTGCATTTAGATTCGGGGCTAAAAAACTGGGTCGGATTCTCGAATCAAACAGCAATATGAATATCGGAGATGAAATCAAAAAGTTTTTTACAAACACATTGCAAAGGCACAAACCGAAATACGGGCCCGGCTTTACATACGGTGGTGTCAAAGGGCTTGGCAATTTGTCCATATCGTCCCTGAGTGAAGCTGCTTATTACGAGGATGACATGTATTCGAGATTCTCAAATGGCGATTTTGATGACAAGGATTATCCCATTCCCAACTTAGCTGAAAACAAGGTGTCGGATCTTGAGCTATGGATGGAAAGAAGCGAGTCCCAGATCGTGGATGGAGATACCCTTTGCTTATGTTTCGATAAAAACGGGTCGGTGGAAAACGGGTCGGATAATTTGTCGATTGGGGAAACGGAGTTATTGAACCCGTTTTCGGATCTTACAGGGGACTATGATGCACATATAAGGAATCTGTTATATGGTCAAGGCTGCCATGGTTATGCCTTGTCTACATCTATGGTTCGGGCCACTCCCACTCCCAGTCCTCCTACTTCACCTTATGAAAAAAAGAACCACCCGTGGGACCCACCACGCTCCGTAATGCCCTTCCAGCCAAACACAAATGGTGTAGTGATGGGACACCCGGCCCCACAGTATCTCAGTTACCAGCCCAATGCTGCGTTACGTGGGACCGGGCTGTACATCCCTGTTATG AATAGCAGTAATTCATCAACTAAGGAGAAACGGTCACCTACAAGAGGGGGAAGAGGAGGAGGTAGGAGCCGTGGGCCACCACCGTCCAATGGTCAGGTGCCACGTGGTCGGGGTGGTGAAACCAAAATGGTAGTGGAacctaataataataatcaaatacGGTCTCCAAGACAAGGTGGACGTGTTGACCAGGTCAACGGTGGTATTGTAAACCAACCAAGGAAACTCGAGTTTGGATCTTTTCGGTCTATCCCAGAGACTCCACAAACCCCAAAAAAACTGGATGCGAATGCCACAAAACAGGGAAG GATCGGAGAGAATTCATTCCATCTCAAGAACGAAGACGAGTTTCCTCCTTTATCTTCCTAG